The DNA segment GTCTGGGGGCCGTTGTGCGGAGCCTGACCTGGACGGACGACTTCGCCGCCGCTCGAAACGCCTCCCTCGACATGGCCACCGGGGAGTGGATTCTGGTCCTCGACGCTGACGAGGAACTGCATCGTGACGACCGGGCGAGACTGCGCAGCCTGCTGACCGGCCGGGAAGCGGAAGCCTACCTGGTTCAGATCCTCAACTATATCGGTGAACCAAGCCATCCTGATGTTGAGATCTCGGCCAGCCTGCGTCTCTTTCGCAACCGCAAGGAGTATCGCTTCAGCGGCGTTCTGCATGAGCAGGTCGGCGAGAACATCCTCAAGGTCCGGCCGGGAACGAACTTCGCGTCTTCCGGACTGCGGATTCACCACTACGGCTACTTGTCCGGGTTGCGGAGGTCCGAATCCGGCCAACGCAACCTCAACCTCGCCCTGGCGCAGGTGGAGAAGAGCCCCAACGACGCCTTCGTGCGGTTCAACCTGGGCGTCGAGTACATGAGATTCGACCGATACGCCGACGCCCTGCCGCACCTTGAACTGGCTCGGACGCTTATGCCGCGCGGGGCGATGTGGGGCTGCAAGTTGGTGAAGACCGTGGTGTTGTGCCTGATGAAGCTCGACCGCTGGGACGAGGCCATGACCCTCGTTGAAACCGGGCTCGCCGAGTACCCGGACTTCACCGACCTGGTCTATCAGGAGGGGGTCGTTCACCAGCACCAGGGGAGGCTCGCCCGGGCGGCGGGTTGCTTCTACCAGTGCGTGGCGATGGGCCCTCCCCCGGTCCCTCCATATGGCGCCGTCGAAGAAGGCCTGGCCACCTTCAAGGCCCACTATGGTCTCGGCCAGGTCTATGAAGCGATGGGCCGCCAGCACCAGGCGGTCAAGGCCTACCAGGATGCGTTCGCCGGCCATCCAAACTGGTTTCTGCCTCTGTACCGCATCGGTTCGATCCTCTTGACCCAGGGCGGGGCGGCCATGGCCCGGGCGTATCTGGAGCGATTTCTCGATTCGACCCGGCCCGAGCATCTCCTCATCCTGGCCGACATCTTCTGCCTGGCCGGCGGATACGACACCGCCCTTTCGTACCTGGGACTCGCCACTCAGAACGGTCCGGTCACCCCTCAGGTCCATTACCTTCGAGGCGTCTGCTTTCTTCGGACGGGACGGCACGGGGCGGCCGGCGCCGAGTTGGGCGAGGTTCCCGAGGATAGCCCGTACTTTCAGCAGGCCGCGCTCGGCCTCTGTTTCTGCTATTGGTCCGAGGACCGCCTCGACGAGGCCCGCTCAGTCCTGAGGAAAATGAGGGCCGACGACCGAACCTATCTCGCCCTGGCCGGGATGTTCCGGCAAGAAGCGGCGGCCATTTTGAGAGAAGGCCTGGAACGTTTCCCGGCCGCTCAGCTTCTGCACAAGGCCCTCGCCGAATTAGGGGACGGAGGGGTCACGGTTGACCGAGCCCAGACCTGAACCGGACAGCGAGCCGAAGCTATCCCTGTGCATGATCGTTCGGAACGAAGCGGCCGCCGTCGGCCGTTGCCTTCTCAGCGTGGAAGCACTGGTGGATGAGGTCATCATCGTCGACACGGGCTCGGACGACAGAACGATCGAGCTATGCAGGGGCCACGGGGCGATGGTCCACGGCCTTCCTTGGCAGGACGACTTCAGCGCGGCCAGGAACTTCGGATTGGAGAAGGCCGGCGGAGATTGGATCCTGGTCCTTGATGCCGACGACGAGTTGGCCGCCGGTGATCGGCCAAAGGTCCGGGGGCTCATCGGCGGTCGAGGGGTCGACGCCTACATCTTCAGGACCCTCAGCTACCTTGGGGACGAGCCCGGTGAGGGCGCGGTCGTCTGCCCGCACGTCCGGCTCTTTCGGAACCGGGCTGGTCTCCGTTACGTCGGCCGAACCCATGAACGACTGGACCTCCCGGCCGGCACTCGCCTGGCCTACCGGGACATCACCGTCCTGCATTACGGCTATCTCAGGCCGGTCGTCCGCCGGCAGGACAAGGTCCGTCGTAACCTCCGAATCTGCCAGGCCGTGGTCCAGGCCGACCCGGGCGATGCCTTTGCCCACTTCAACCTGGGCACGGAGTACATTCGTGCCGGCCATTACCTCAAGGGCCTGGCCAGCCTTCGGCAGGCCCATCGGCTCGGCGGCGTCGATCCCGGATGGGCCCCTGAACTCGCCCGGAAACTGAGCTTGTACCTGATCAGGCTCGGCCGTCACCGGGAAGCCGACGCCCTGCTGACTCGAAGCCTCGAAGCCTATCCGGACTACACGGACCTGGTCTTTCTCCGGGCCACGCTCCACCAGGAAACAAGGGACTATGCCCAAGCGGCGGGGGAGTTCAGCCGGTGCCTGCGGATGGGGGAAGCTCCCCCGGAATACACCAGCGATCTGGGAGTGGGCACGTTCAAAGCCGCCTTCGGCCTCGGCCATGCTCATCGGGCGATGGGGAACCACCTCCGGGCGGCGGCGGCCTACCGCCTCGTCCTCAAGCTGAACCCAAGTTCCGAGCTCGCCCTGCCCTTCCTGATCGAAGCCCTGGCCGAAGCCAAAGACCCGGACCGCGCCTTGGAGGACTTGAAGAGGCTCCTCGCGTCGACCCCGCCGGTCCTCCTGGCGCTGGCCCGGGCCTTTGCCGATAATGGTTTTTACCGGCAGGCCCTGGATTGCCTGGCCGACATCAAGGGCGCACAGCCCCACGACGGGCACCCGGGCGCCGCCCGCGCCCCGGCAAGGCCGTCGATCGCTCTTCTCAGGGGGCTCTGTCTTCTCGGGCTCCGGCAGCCGGAAGCGGCCGGGGTCGCGCTTCTTGAAGTGCGGAGCGATTCCCCCGATTACCCTCAGGCCGCTGTGGGCCTGTGTCTGTGCGCCTGGGTCTTGAATCGACCCGCCCAGGCGGCCGGTCTCTTGACCCGGCTGGGGCAGCTCGAAAGACGGGAGCCGGGGAGTCTGGTTGGGGGACGCGGCGGGCTGGCCGCCCTGCGGCGTTTCAACCGCATGCTGCTGGACCGGGGGAGGTCCGCCGCCCGGCGGCGGGAGAAGCCACCCCCAGGTCAGAAACAGCCCGCCCCTGCCGGTCATCGCCGGGAGGCCCTTCTTAACCTGGCCGAAAAGCTCATCGAGCTGGGTCGCCCGGATCAGGCCCGGCTGGCGTTCAGACTGGTCTCTCCGGGGGGCCGCGACCTAGAGGCGGCCACGAGAGTCGGCCGGTCCTTGCTGCGCTATGGCTATGTCGCCCTGGCCCGCGAGCAGCTCAACCGAGTCGGGGGTAGACGCAAACCGTCCGGCAAAGGTCGCCTCGATTTCCTCCGGGTGTTGGCGACGGTCGAGCTCAAGACCGGGCACCTCAGCCGGGCGGCCAGGCTCTACCGGCTCATCCTCACCGTGGACCCGCGGGACTTAGGGGCTTACTCCGGCCTGGCCGAGGCCCTTGAGTCCCAGTCCAAAAGGCTGATCGGCCCGGTCGGCCCGGTCGCCTACGGGGACAAGGCCCCCGGTAACGAGGGGAGGGATCAGGGATGGAAGGACCGCCTCGTCTGACCCTGTGCCTGATCGCCCGCGATGAGGAGGATCTCCTGGCGAGGTGCCTCACGAGCGTCCGAGGGGTGGCCGATGAAATCGTCTTCGTCGATACGGGTTCGACCGACCGTACATCGGAGATCGCGCGTTCATTCGGGGCCCGGGTCTTCACCTTCCCGTGGACCGGATCGTTCGCCGAGGCCCGCAATTTCTCTTTGGATCAAGCCCGGGGACAGTGGATCCTGGTCCTCGACGCGGACGAAGAGCTTCAGGCCGACGATCGAGAAAAGCTTCTCGCCCTGGTCAAGCGGGCTGAGACGGCCGCCGAAGCCGGGCCGGAAGGGTACTTCCTGGTCACCATCAGCTACACCGGGGACGTGCCGGGGGACGAAGGCGAGGTCGACCTCCGTCTGTCACTCTTTCGCAACCGGTCCAGGTATCGCTACCGCGGGGCGATTCACGAGGATATCGCCGACAGCATCAGGGGGGCCTCGGGGTCGGCCGAAGGACGCGCCTCAGACGTCGCCTTGGGGATAGCCGACATCCGCATCCTGCACTACGGATACCTGACTCCGAGGTGGCTCGGCAAGCAGAAGAGCCGCCGTAATACGGCGGCCTTGCGGTCCGAACTGGCGTTGACCCCCGACGATCCGTTTCTCCATTACAGCCTGGGTGCGGAACTCGTGCCCCTCCAAGACTACGACGGTGCGCTGCGTGAGTTTGAAGTCGCGCGAACCCGGTGGACGTGCGAGGCGCCTCAGTATCCCGACCTCGTGAAGAAGATCGCCACCTGCTGGATGGCCAAAGCGGACTATTGGCGCGGTCGCGAGGTTCTGAGACTCGGGGTCGGAATGTATCCCGACTTCACGGATCTTTGGTACCTGTTGGGGTGGGCTGAACTCCTGACGAGGAACTACCGCGGCAGCGTCGACTGTTACCGGCGGTGCCTGGAACTGGGTCCCCCGCCCCCCCGGTACAGCTCCTCCTTCGGGGTCGGCGGGGTCTTCGCCCATTACGGTTTGGCGCAAGTGAGCCTGGCCCGGGCCACCGAAGTGCTGAGGGCCGGGGTGAGCGCCCGGCCGGCCTCCGCCGCCCTGGCGACCGCCCTGCGTCGGGCTCGTTCACTGCTTCTTGCGGGCGGTTACCATGAAGCTCAGGACTCGGCCCTGACGAGCCACATTGCCGCCGGAAAGGCCGTGCCTCCTGGACAGCTCGTCGAGGGCCAGTAGAAGGACCTCCGCTCGATCGTCCAGGTCGCCCAACGTCTCGGACACCCCGACCGCCTCGAAGCCCGCTTCCGTCAGGGTCTCAACGAACGTCTTCTTGGTGAAGAAACGCAGGTGCCCTCGACGCGGGAGGGGGGAGGAGTAGCGCCACGTACCCTGCAACAGCCCGGCGATGGTGCTGAGGTGGGCGACGTTCGACACGGTGGCGACCAGCACTCCGTCCGTCGCCAGCCATCCGTCAACCCTCGCCAGTAGTCGCCAGGGATCCGCCGCGCGCTCAAAGACTCCGTCGGCCACGACCACATCGAAGGACTCGGGCACGTAAGGGAGGGAAACCGCGGCCGGATCGCCCACCGCCACCTGGTCCAGGCTGCGGGCGGCCACCGAGGCGAGGGCTGGGCCGGCTTCGATGCCGCAAACCCGGCCCACCCCTCGACGCTTGAGCTCAAGACCCAGGGCGCCGGCTCCGCACCTGAGGTCCAGCACCTGCCGGGCACCGGCGGGGACGGCGTCGGCAATCGGTTGGCGAAGGTAGGCCACGGTGGCGTCGTCGGTGGCCCACTTGCCGCAAAAGTACTTGGCGTTTCGTCCCAGGACCTCGGCGTAGGCCTGCCCGCGGCCCAGCGTCACCCCGCCAAAGTGGTGAATGAAGGTGTCCCCGGCGATACGGAGCCCGAACCCCGCCTGAACGACCCGCAGACTGAAGTCATCGTCCTCGAAGTTCCCGGGGGTGAACGACTCGTCGAAGTACCCGACCCGCCCCAGCACCTCGCGGCGGAGGAGGAGACCACCGCCCCCCAGCCGCACGGTCGGGCGCCACTTCGTCTCATCCGGACGGTTGAAGGTCTCGGCGAATCGTTCCATCGATTCCAGCGAGTCGTAGGCGGCGTCGACCCGCTGAAGCCCCGAGATCATGTTCGACGCCGGGCCGACCGCCCCAGCGCCCGTGGCCTCAAGGCAATTCAAGAGGTTGGTCAGCCACCTTGGAGTGACCACCATGTCGTTGTTCAAGAGGACGACCGCCTCGCCCGTCGCCGCTCTCAACC comes from the Bacillota bacterium genome and includes:
- a CDS encoding glycosyltransferase yields the protein MTEPRPEPDSEPKLSLCMIVRNEAAAVGRCLLSVEALVDEVIIVDTGSDDRTIELCRGHGAMVHGLPWQDDFSAARNFGLEKAGGDWILVLDADDELAAGDRPKVRGLIGGRGVDAYIFRTLSYLGDEPGEGAVVCPHVRLFRNRAGLRYVGRTHERLDLPAGTRLAYRDITVLHYGYLRPVVRRQDKVRRNLRICQAVVQADPGDAFAHFNLGTEYIRAGHYLKGLASLRQAHRLGGVDPGWAPELARKLSLYLIRLGRHREADALLTRSLEAYPDYTDLVFLRATLHQETRDYAQAAGEFSRCLRMGEAPPEYTSDLGVGTFKAAFGLGHAHRAMGNHLRAAAAYRLVLKLNPSSELALPFLIEALAEAKDPDRALEDLKRLLASTPPVLLALARAFADNGFYRQALDCLADIKGAQPHDGHPGAARAPARPSIALLRGLCLLGLRQPEAAGVALLEVRSDSPDYPQAAVGLCLCAWVLNRPAQAAGLLTRLGQLERREPGSLVGGRGGLAALRRFNRMLLDRGRSAARRREKPPPGQKQPAPAGHRREALLNLAEKLIELGRPDQARLAFRLVSPGGRDLEAATRVGRSLLRYGYVALAREQLNRVGGRRKPSGKGRLDFLRVLATVELKTGHLSRAARLYRLILTVDPRDLGAYSGLAEALESQSKRLIGPVGPVAYGDKAPGNEGRDQGWKDRLV
- a CDS encoding glycosyltransferase, encoding MDSPLEGRLSLCLITRDEEDFLPNCLASVQGVVEEIAIVDTGSKDRTVEIARRLGAVVRSLTWTDDFAAARNASLDMATGEWILVLDADEELHRDDRARLRSLLTGREAEAYLVQILNYIGEPSHPDVEISASLRLFRNRKEYRFSGVLHEQVGENILKVRPGTNFASSGLRIHHYGYLSGLRRSESGQRNLNLALAQVEKSPNDAFVRFNLGVEYMRFDRYADALPHLELARTLMPRGAMWGCKLVKTVVLCLMKLDRWDEAMTLVETGLAEYPDFTDLVYQEGVVHQHQGRLARAAGCFYQCVAMGPPPVPPYGAVEEGLATFKAHYGLGQVYEAMGRQHQAVKAYQDAFAGHPNWFLPLYRIGSILLTQGGAAMARAYLERFLDSTRPEHLLILADIFCLAGGYDTALSYLGLATQNGPVTPQVHYLRGVCFLRTGRHGAAGAELGEVPEDSPYFQQAALGLCFCYWSEDRLDEARSVLRKMRADDRTYLALAGMFRQEAAAILREGLERFPAAQLLHKALAELGDGGVTVDRAQT
- a CDS encoding glycosyltransferase family 2 protein codes for the protein MEGPPRLTLCLIARDEEDLLARCLTSVRGVADEIVFVDTGSTDRTSEIARSFGARVFTFPWTGSFAEARNFSLDQARGQWILVLDADEELQADDREKLLALVKRAETAAEAGPEGYFLVTISYTGDVPGDEGEVDLRLSLFRNRSRYRYRGAIHEDIADSIRGASGSAEGRASDVALGIADIRILHYGYLTPRWLGKQKSRRNTAALRSELALTPDDPFLHYSLGAELVPLQDYDGALREFEVARTRWTCEAPQYPDLVKKIATCWMAKADYWRGREVLRLGVGMYPDFTDLWYLLGWAELLTRNYRGSVDCYRRCLELGPPPPRYSSSFGVGGVFAHYGLAQVSLARATEVLRAGVSARPASAALATALRRARSLLLAGGYHEAQDSALTSHIAAGKAVPPGQLVEGQ
- a CDS encoding glycosyltransferase, with translation MKTSIVVVTNNQLPFTRLCLESIGAYTLEPYELIVVDNGSNDGTREFLAAEAEAALAGGGGFPPEVKVILNDLNEGYPKACNQGLRAATGEAVVLLNNDMVVTPRWLTNLLNCLEATGAGAVGPASNMISGLQRVDAAYDSLESMERFAETFNRPDETKWRPTVRLGGGGLLLRREVLGRVGYFDESFTPGNFEDDDFSLRVVQAGFGLRIAGDTFIHHFGGVTLGRGQAYAEVLGRNAKYFCGKWATDDATVAYLRQPIADAVPAGARQVLDLRCGAGALGLELKRRGVGRVCGIEAGPALASVAARSLDQVAVGDPAAVSLPYVPESFDVVVADGVFERAADPWRLLARVDGWLATDGVLVATVSNVAHLSTIAGLLQGTWRYSSPLPRRGHLRFFTKKTFVETLTEAGFEAVGVSETLGDLDDRAEVLLLALDELSRRHGLSGGNVARQGRVLSFMVTARKKQ